From Budorcas taxicolor isolate Tak-1 chromosome 19, Takin1.1, whole genome shotgun sequence, the proteins below share one genomic window:
- the MMD gene encoding monocyte to macrophage differentiation factor isoform X2, with translation MRFQSRFQRFMNHRAPANGRYKPTCYEHAANCYTHAFLIVPAIVGSALLHRLSDDCWEKITAWIYGMGLCALFIVSTVFHIVAWKKSHLRTVEHCFHMCDRMVIYFFIAASYAPWLNLRELGPLASHMRWFIWLMAAGGTIYVFLYHEKYKVIELFFYLTMGFSPALVVTSMARLQPP, from the exons ATGCGGTTCCAGAGTCGATTCCAGCG GTTCATGAACCACCGGGCCCCTGCCAATGGCCGCTACAAGCCGACTTGTTACGAACATGCTGCTAACTGTTACACACATGCA tTCCTCATTGTTCCAGCCATTGTGGGCAGTGCCCTCCTTCACCGGCTCTCTGATGACTGCTGGGAAAAGATAACAGCTTGGATTTATGGAATGGGCCTCTGTGCCCTCTTCATCGTTTCCACAGTATTTCACATTGTAGCGTGGAAAAAGAGCCACTTAAG GACAGTGGAGCATTGCTTTCACATGTGCGATAGAATGGTCATCTATTTCTTCATCGCTGCGTCTTACGCTCCATG GTTAAATCTCCGTGAACTTGGACCCCTGGCATCTCATATGCGTTGGTTTATCTGGCTCATGGCAGCTGGAGGAACCATTTATGTATTTCTCTACCATGAAaa GTATAAGGTGATTGAGCTCTTTTTCTATCTCACAATGGGCTTTTCTCCTGCCTTGGTGGTAACATCAATG
- the MMD gene encoding monocyte to macrophage differentiation factor isoform X1: MRFQSRFQRFMNHRAPANGRYKPTCYEHAANCYTHAFLIVPAIVGSALLHRLSDDCWEKITAWIYGMGLCALFIVSTVFHIVAWKKSHLRTVEHCFHMCDRMVIYFFIAASYAPWLNLRELGPLASHMRWFIWLMAAGGTIYVFLYHEKYKVIELFFYLTMGFSPALVVTSMNNTDGLQELACGGLIYCLGVVFFKSDGIIPFAHAIWHLFVATAAAVHYYAIWKYLYRSPTDFMRHL, translated from the exons ATGCGGTTCCAGAGTCGATTCCAGCG GTTCATGAACCACCGGGCCCCTGCCAATGGCCGCTACAAGCCGACTTGTTACGAACATGCTGCTAACTGTTACACACATGCA tTCCTCATTGTTCCAGCCATTGTGGGCAGTGCCCTCCTTCACCGGCTCTCTGATGACTGCTGGGAAAAGATAACAGCTTGGATTTATGGAATGGGCCTCTGTGCCCTCTTCATCGTTTCCACAGTATTTCACATTGTAGCGTGGAAAAAGAGCCACTTAAG GACAGTGGAGCATTGCTTTCACATGTGCGATAGAATGGTCATCTATTTCTTCATCGCTGCGTCTTACGCTCCATG GTTAAATCTCCGTGAACTTGGACCCCTGGCATCTCATATGCGTTGGTTTATCTGGCTCATGGCAGCTGGAGGAACCATTTATGTATTTCTCTACCATGAAaa GTATAAGGTGATTGAGCTCTTTTTCTATCTCACAATGGGCTTTTCTCCTGCCTTGGTGGTAACATCAATG AACAACACGGATGGACTTCAGGAACTTGCCTGTGGGGGCTTAATTTATTGCCTGGGAGTTGTGTTCTTCAAGAGCGATGGCATCATTCCATTTGCCCATGCCATCTGGCACCTGTTTGTGGCCACAGCAGCTGCAGTGCATTACTATGCCATTTGGAAATATCTTTACCGAAGTCCTACAGACTTTATGCGACATTTATGA